The following proteins are encoded in a genomic region of Bacillus sp. FJAT-22090:
- a CDS encoding tyrosine-protein phosphatase, translated as MLVDIHNHILPGLDDGPRTMEEAILLARNAVANGVTHIIATPHHNHKYSNNSLKIKEAVLNFNNEISQREIPIKILPGQETYFYTSIVDELKDVILPLANSNKYILIELPSNHLPAFLTEILLQIQLKGYKPIIAHPERNSVLRKEKNLLFELVNNGALMQINASSLIGMNGYKLKKYTKDLVNHNLVHFISSDAHNTTSRPFLLKEAYQYVGKKFSKQLMNYFNDNAKYVLLGKDFQPWKPISYV; from the coding sequence GTGCTAGTAGATATCCATAATCATATTTTACCTGGGCTGGATGACGGGCCACGAACTATGGAGGAAGCTATTTTACTTGCTAGAAATGCGGTAGCAAATGGGGTGACGCACATAATTGCCACTCCTCATCATAATCATAAATATAGTAATAATTCATTGAAAATAAAAGAGGCAGTATTAAATTTTAACAATGAAATTTCTCAAAGAGAAATACCAATAAAAATACTTCCAGGGCAAGAGACGTATTTTTATACTAGCATAGTTGATGAATTAAAGGATGTAATATTACCGCTTGCAAATAGTAATAAATACATTTTAATTGAACTACCTAGTAACCATCTTCCTGCTTTCCTCACGGAGATTCTTTTACAAATTCAGTTGAAAGGCTATAAACCAATTATTGCCCATCCAGAAAGAAATAGCGTTCTTCGAAAAGAGAAAAATTTACTTTTCGAATTGGTAAACAATGGTGCCCTTATGCAAATAAACGCATCAAGTTTAATTGGTATGAATGGTTATAAATTAAAAAAGTACACAAAGGATTTAGTGAACCATAATCTAGTGCATTTCATTTCATCAGATGCACATAATACGACAAGTCGTCCTTTTTTATTGAAAGAAGCTTATCAATATGTAGGTAAAAAGTTCTCCAAACAATTAATGAATTATTTTAATGATAATGCAAAGTACGTCTTGTTAGGAAAGGATTTTCAACCGTGGAAACCTATCAGTTATGTATAA
- a CDS encoding YveK family protein, with product MEENINLHDIFKVIKKRKILILSILFIIVTSTGLISYFFITPSYEASTQILINQKKMQTENINTQDIETNLQLINTYNVILKSPVILSKVIEKLDLKTTPELLTDKISVTSEQNSQVINIIVKDLKLKGAVDIANATAEIFQEEIKLLMNVDNVIILSPASNKKNIDPVTPNLPLNIAIATIIGLLVGIGITFFIEYLDTSIKTELDVREITNLPVLGLISPITISTTNNLNRRKRKR from the coding sequence TTGGAAGAAAATATTAACCTTCATGATATTTTTAAAGTGATAAAGAAAAGAAAGATTTTGATTTTGAGTATTTTATTTATAATTGTGACATCCACTGGCTTAATCAGCTATTTTTTTATTACTCCAAGTTATGAAGCATCCACACAAATTTTAATCAATCAAAAGAAAATGCAAACGGAGAATATCAATACCCAGGATATTGAAACAAATCTGCAATTGATCAACACATATAATGTCATTCTAAAAAGTCCAGTAATTTTATCTAAAGTTATAGAAAAACTAGATTTGAAAACAACTCCCGAATTACTTACTGATAAAATTTCAGTTACTAGTGAGCAAAACTCCCAAGTAATAAATATTATTGTAAAAGATTTGAAATTGAAGGGTGCTGTGGATATTGCTAATGCCACTGCTGAAATATTCCAAGAAGAAATTAAACTACTTATGAACGTTGATAATGTCATAATTCTATCACCAGCTAGTAATAAGAAAAATATTGATCCAGTTACTCCCAACTTACCTTTAAACATTGCTATTGCTACGATTATAGGTTTACTTGTTGGTATAGGTATTACCTTTTTTATAGAATACCTAGATACTTCTATAAAAACAGAACTGGATGTTAGAGAAATAACAAATCTTCCTGTACTAGGTCTAATAAGTCCAATCACAATAAGTACAACCAATAATTTAAATAGACGTAAAAGGAAGAGGTGA
- a CDS encoding CpsD/CapB family tyrosine-protein kinase: MFKKKNNRNQNKRKLVISTNPKSIVAEQFRTVRANIKFAMKGKEFKTLLFTSASVGEGKSTVAANVAISFAQEGLKVLLIDADLRKPTLHYTFSILISPGFTNFLMSNWKLEDVIRESEIKGLHLITSGPIPSNPSELLGSDLIYDLWKKIKSRYDIVIFDAPPILSVADAQILSEKCDATILVVDSGKTEKKNILKAKEVLEASKANTIGVILNNFILEKDHYYYEYYG, encoded by the coding sequence ATGTTTAAGAAAAAAAATAATAGAAATCAGAACAAAAGGAAATTGGTAATCTCTACAAACCCAAAATCAATTGTTGCGGAACAATTTCGTACAGTTCGTGCAAACATTAAATTTGCAATGAAGGGAAAGGAATTCAAGACACTATTGTTCACTTCAGCATCCGTTGGAGAAGGAAAGTCTACAGTAGCAGCAAATGTTGCTATTTCTTTTGCACAAGAAGGTTTAAAAGTGCTTCTTATTGATGCGGATTTAAGAAAACCGACTTTACATTATACATTTAGCATTTTAATTTCCCCTGGTTTTACTAATTTTCTAATGAGTAATTGGAAACTTGAAGATGTTATACGTGAATCAGAAATTAAAGGATTACATTTAATAACTAGTGGACCAATACCATCAAATCCTTCAGAGCTTCTAGGGTCCGATTTAATATATGACTTATGGAAAAAGATTAAAAGTAGATATGACATCGTTATATTCGATGCTCCCCCAATTCTATCGGTTGCAGATGCACAAATTCTTTCAGAAAAATGTGATGCAACTATACTTGTAGTTGATTCTGGTAAAACAGAGAAAAAAAATATTTTAAAAGCAAAGGAAGTTTTAGAAGCATCTAAAGCAAACACAATTGGTGTGATATTAAATAACTTTATACTAGAGAAGGATCATTACTATTATGAATATTACGGGTGA
- a CDS encoding glycosyltransferase, with the protein MKIAFVNDGKSYLPEVRAYVDFLNKQNGFSAIEVKKHQKELIKDCDIIWRFMGLDLKKNNNNQFQIHEYVSLSVGNFAKQKDFFKRYLNSKPSGRVFLNEKLLKKMNFNDNIPSLKRDMGISEGFYTIKQKKEYDFVYLGDISQTRNIGSLLNYFKTINKGQSILLIGSVNEEIYKEFHNADNIVFTGKVNYEEVPNLASKAVYGINYVPNIFPFNIQTSTKLLEYCALGMKIITTDYKWVNEFENSRGGKFLKIDEDLKNLTKKRIEEFEFKTPNVDDLKWDSIFNQIGLVNFINLSIKST; encoded by the coding sequence ATGAAAATTGCTTTTGTTAATGACGGGAAATCGTACCTACCAGAGGTAAGGGCTTACGTTGATTTTTTGAATAAACAAAATGGATTCAGTGCTATTGAGGTTAAAAAACATCAAAAAGAATTAATAAAAGATTGCGATATTATTTGGAGATTCATGGGATTAGATTTAAAAAAAAATAATAATAATCAATTTCAAATACATGAATATGTTTCCCTATCAGTAGGCAATTTTGCAAAGCAAAAGGATTTTTTTAAAAGGTATTTAAATAGTAAACCGTCTGGAAGAGTATTTTTGAATGAAAAGCTGTTAAAAAAAATGAATTTTAATGATAATATACCTTCTCTAAAAAGAGATATGGGAATATCTGAAGGTTTTTATACAATTAAACAAAAGAAAGAATATGATTTTGTTTATCTAGGGGACATAAGTCAAACAAGAAATATAGGGTCGTTATTAAATTATTTTAAAACAATAAATAAGGGACAATCTATCCTATTAATAGGTTCTGTAAATGAAGAAATATATAAAGAGTTTCATAATGCTGATAATATCGTTTTTACAGGAAAAGTAAATTATGAAGAGGTTCCAAATTTAGCTTCTAAAGCAGTTTATGGTATTAATTACGTGCCTAACATTTTTCCTTTCAATATTCAGACATCCACTAAACTTTTAGAATACTGTGCATTAGGTATGAAAATAATTACTACAGATTATAAATGGGTAAATGAATTTGAAAATAGTAGGGGAGGAAAGTTTTTAAAAATCGATGAGGATTTAAAAAATCTAACAAAGAAAAGAATAGAAGAGTTTGAATTTAAAACACCAAACGTAGATGATCTAAAATGGGATAGTATCTTTAATCAAATTGGTCTTGTAAACTTTATTAACTTATCAATAAAGTCTACCTAG
- a CDS encoding O-antigen ligase family protein produces the protein MYISKKRLSLTLIIITTCFGMLSYIQQINNSLAYFIIIVIMLTCSVNLLVNLKKQELINLINHQSIICIHLIVIILIQIINGLEGEVSITDALKIALYPISFLYACILVPNFLLKNNYKDIFLKFLIYPGTLLSILTLIISLKVSLTYGAINLPNLQTAQFFYVHSFLDSNYQGAVVAVSTVSCIFYLFQKKENKIFYSSILFVNITNLIVLASRASLLAVVLCFLLAIILYVSKEKKYLILLSLAIGSIIFLYFKKTIEISPLFYYNIFDAERGSTGRLEIWNEILQKSSNKLLTGSGSNTIEISSLGPYVDLSSSHNSFIDFLSINGLIALLIYVIVIINGVRKSMYFAKNNAIFIVLICIFILMNFTTHNLGGISYVPQVFGILLGLSILPEEEN, from the coding sequence ATGTATATTTCAAAAAAAAGATTATCTTTAACTCTTATTATCATTACCACTTGCTTTGGAATGCTTAGCTATATTCAGCAAATCAATAATTCATTGGCTTACTTTATTATTATAGTAATAATGTTAACTTGTAGTGTTAACTTATTGGTAAATTTAAAAAAGCAAGAATTAATAAATCTTATAAATCATCAGTCCATTATTTGTATACATTTGATTGTAATAATTCTTATACAAATAATAAATGGATTAGAAGGTGAGGTATCTATAACAGACGCATTAAAAATTGCGCTATATCCTATAAGTTTTTTATATGCCTGTATTCTTGTCCCAAACTTTCTATTGAAAAATAACTATAAAGATATTTTTTTGAAATTCTTAATATACCCAGGAACTCTTTTAAGTATTCTAACATTAATAATATCATTAAAAGTATCTTTAACATATGGGGCTATTAATTTACCTAATTTACAGACAGCACAATTTTTTTATGTACATTCGTTTTTGGATTCAAATTATCAAGGAGCAGTTGTTGCTGTTAGTACAGTTTCTTGTATTTTTTATTTATTTCAAAAAAAAGAGAACAAGATTTTTTATAGTTCTATTTTGTTTGTTAATATAACTAATTTAATAGTCTTGGCATCGAGAGCATCACTTTTAGCAGTTGTTTTATGTTTTCTTTTAGCAATTATTTTATATGTTTCTAAAGAAAAAAAATATTTAATATTATTATCATTAGCAATAGGAAGCATAATATTTTTATATTTTAAAAAAACTATCGAAATTAGTCCATTATTTTATTATAACATTTTTGACGCTGAAAGAGGAAGTACAGGTAGACTTGAGATTTGGAATGAGATTTTACAAAAAAGCTCCAATAAACTATTAACTGGTTCAGGTAGTAATACAATAGAAATAAGTTCTCTTGGACCTTATGTAGATCTTTCCTCTTCACATAATTCCTTTATAGACTTTTTATCTATTAATGGACTTATAGCACTCTTAATATATGTAATAGTTATTATAAATGGTGTAAGGAAATCCATGTATTTTGCAAAGAATAATGCAATTTTTATTGTTTTGATCTGTATATTTATTCTTATGAATTTTACTACTCATAATCTTGGAGGTATTTCTTATGTTCCTCAAGTCTTTGGGATTCTTTTGGGTTTATCAATATTACCTGAAGAAGAAAATTAA
- the murJ gene encoding murein biosynthesis integral membrane protein MurJ codes for MAVLLMIIAVLSKISGFMRDITLTFFYGATSISDAYIISITITSVLFSLIIAGISTAYIPMFKQIEHDLDVRSAKYFTNNLINILLLITTGIIISGLLFSNVLVKIFALGFNKETVNTAVLFTRIGLVGIYFTSLTQIFIGYLQLNKKFVIPALIGLPFNLIVILSIFISAKTNIIMLAIGTVLAAFIQLLFLIPSLYKSNYRYMPFISFKDKNIKKMAIIAFPIMIGVSIDQINLMVDKTLASTIMEGGISALSYASRLNDFVQGIFVFSFVTVMFPLISKLAANNEMVKFKNSISEVISSVILIVVPACFGLMILAEPLIRLLFGRGNFDENAIHMTSAAMFYYAVGMLGYGIREIINRSFYSLQDMKTPMYNAALSVLLNIILNLILSKYMGISGLALATSISALFCSFLLVISLRKKIGPFGLRSNLITLFKVLLASSGMGIVIYVFNEYILIDWNVFSKISISILIGCIIYIILITLLKVEETKILYRFLKGKFGW; via the coding sequence ATAGCTGTTCTCTTAATGATTATAGCGGTTCTGTCCAAAATATCAGGTTTTATGCGTGATATTACGTTAACCTTTTTTTATGGAGCTACATCAATAAGTGATGCATACATTATCTCAATTACTATAACATCCGTATTGTTTAGTCTTATTATTGCTGGAATATCTACTGCATATATTCCTATGTTTAAACAAATTGAGCATGATTTAGATGTGAGATCCGCCAAATACTTCACAAATAATTTGATTAACATTCTATTACTTATTACTACAGGTATCATAATAAGTGGACTTTTATTTTCTAATGTGTTGGTCAAAATTTTTGCTTTAGGTTTTAACAAAGAAACTGTTAATACTGCAGTTTTATTTACCCGTATTGGATTAGTAGGTATATATTTCACTAGTCTTACACAAATCTTTATTGGTTACTTACAATTAAATAAGAAATTTGTCATACCAGCTCTCATAGGTTTACCTTTCAATCTAATCGTTATCCTCTCCATTTTTATAAGCGCCAAAACAAATATTATTATGTTAGCGATTGGTACCGTTCTAGCTGCTTTTATACAACTACTCTTCCTAATACCTTCTCTATATAAATCTAACTATCGCTATATGCCATTTATCTCTTTCAAGGATAAAAATATTAAGAAAATGGCAATAATTGCTTTTCCGATTATGATAGGTGTATCTATCGACCAAATTAACTTGATGGTAGATAAAACACTTGCTTCTACAATTATGGAAGGTGGAATATCAGCCTTATCTTATGCTAGTCGTTTAAATGATTTTGTCCAAGGAATATTTGTTTTTTCATTTGTAACAGTAATGTTTCCTCTTATTTCAAAACTGGCCGCAAATAATGAAATGGTTAAATTCAAGAATTCAATTAGTGAAGTTATTTCATCTGTAATACTCATTGTAGTACCAGCATGTTTTGGGTTAATGATTCTAGCTGAACCTCTTATTAGATTACTATTTGGTCGCGGTAATTTTGATGAGAATGCGATACATATGACTTCTGCTGCTATGTTTTACTATGCTGTAGGAATGTTGGGGTATGGAATTCGAGAAATAATTAATCGTTCATTCTATTCTCTTCAAGATATGAAAACCCCTATGTATAATGCTGCTTTATCTGTCTTATTGAATATTATATTAAATTTAATATTATCTAAATATATGGGAATTAGTGGTCTAGCACTTGCAACGAGTATTTCAGCGCTTTTTTGTTCATTTCTTTTAGTCATAAGCTTGAGAAAAAAGATTGGACCTTTTGGATTGAGAAGTAATCTAATTACTCTATTTAAGGTATTATTAGCCTCTAGCGGAATGGGAATAGTAATTTATGTTTTCAATGAATATATATTAATAGATTGGAATGTTTTTTCCAAAATATCGATATCCATACTTATAGGTTGCATCATTTATATTATCTTAATTACATTACTAAAAGTAGAAGAAACAAAGATTTTATATAGGTTTTTAAAAGGGAAATTCGGATGGTAA
- a CDS encoding glycosyltransferase family 4 protein: MKIVQLITHLNEIGGAQVHVRDLSRRLSKDHTVHLIHGGESTVSDDLRVEGVFYMHNRFLIRDIHLLKDFLAIVELRKMLKRIKPDIVAIHSSKAGIVGRIACWSARIPCVFTAHGWAFSEGVDYRKQYFYRKVEKWVGKLSKQVITVCDQDRNLALRHEVLQPEKIITIHNGVVDTRNGMLERDNREEVRIIMVARFEKPKQQLELIKALLVVKELDWHMIFVGDGRLKQASAQFVQENNLGHKVTFLGSHSNVDELLKNADIFVLTSAWEGLPLSILEAMSFGLPIIASNVGGVSEAVRDSENGFLIQNNLTEILPLLIEDKLLRKKMGEKSREIYEASFTFEKMYEKTISTYLNLLKLGENG; this comes from the coding sequence ATGAAAATAGTTCAGTTAATCACACATTTAAATGAAATTGGTGGAGCTCAAGTACATGTTCGAGACCTTTCGCGTCGTCTATCAAAAGATCATACTGTTCACCTTATTCATGGTGGAGAAAGTACTGTATCTGATGACTTGAGGGTAGAAGGGGTTTTCTACATGCATAATCGATTTTTAATACGAGATATACATCTACTTAAAGACTTTTTAGCAATTGTGGAACTAAGAAAAATGTTGAAAAGAATAAAACCTGATATAGTTGCTATTCATTCTTCAAAGGCAGGGATTGTAGGAAGAATAGCTTGTTGGTCTGCACGAATTCCATGTGTGTTTACAGCACATGGTTGGGCTTTTTCAGAAGGTGTAGATTATAGAAAACAATATTTTTATCGAAAAGTAGAAAAGTGGGTTGGAAAATTATCGAAGCAAGTGATTACAGTCTGTGATCAAGACCGAAATCTTGCTCTTCGTCATGAAGTGTTGCAGCCAGAAAAAATTATTACGATTCATAATGGAGTAGTGGATACAAGAAATGGCATGTTAGAAAGAGATAACAGGGAAGAAGTAAGAATTATTATGGTTGCTCGTTTTGAAAAACCAAAGCAACAATTGGAGCTCATAAAGGCACTCTTGGTTGTGAAAGAATTAGACTGGCATATGATTTTTGTAGGAGATGGTCGTTTAAAACAAGCATCTGCGCAATTCGTACAGGAAAATAATTTAGGACATAAAGTTACCTTTCTAGGAAGTCATTCTAACGTGGATGAGCTTTTAAAAAATGCAGATATTTTTGTGCTTACTTCTGCTTGGGAGGGACTTCCATTAAGTATTTTGGAAGCAATGTCATTTGGACTCCCGATTATCGCTTCCAATGTTGGAGGGGTAAGTGAAGCAGTCAGAGACTCAGAAAATGGGTTTTTGATACAAAATAATTTAACTGAAATTCTTCCTTTATTAATAGAAGATAAATTACTTCGAAAGAAGATGGGTGAAAAGAGCAGAGAAATATACGAAGCAAGTTTTACTTTTGAAAAAATGTATGAAAAAACAATTTCTACGTATCTTAATCTACTTAAATTGGGGGAGAATGGTTGA
- a CDS encoding NAD-dependent epimerase/dehydratase family protein — translation MKVLVTGAAGFIGSYVVRALVKENYSVIALDNLSTGNEGNLVADVPFYKMDITNSELEAVFRIERPDYVIHLAAQSSVLNSMINPMDDCQANLVGTLNILRLCKQFEVKKCIFASTAAVYGNPSILPVTEESKLATLSFYALSKLSAEKYVQLYENLFGLKSCILRFSNVYGPMQAGGVITSLLNRLLNGEDPVIFDGNQTRDFIYVKDVAKACLQSLIVDKTGIFNISSSTEISIQQLYEELSRLTGVESNPIYESIRDGEIERSVLSNEKAIASLNWSPTYSFVDGLEETITHYANLKLS, via the coding sequence TTGAAGGTATTAGTAACAGGAGCGGCGGGGTTTATTGGTTCTTATGTTGTAAGAGCATTAGTAAAAGAAAATTATTCTGTGATTGCTTTAGATAACTTATCTACAGGCAACGAGGGTAATTTAGTTGCAGATGTTCCATTTTACAAGATGGATATTACAAATAGTGAATTAGAAGCTGTTTTTCGAATTGAAAGACCAGACTATGTTATTCATTTAGCTGCTCAATCATCTGTATTAAATTCAATGATTAATCCTATGGATGACTGCCAAGCAAATTTGGTTGGTACACTTAATATTCTGCGATTATGTAAACAATTTGAAGTGAAAAAATGTATTTTCGCATCTACTGCAGCAGTTTATGGAAATCCAAGTATCTTACCAGTTACAGAGGAGAGTAAACTTGCGACTCTTTCTTTTTATGCTTTATCTAAACTTTCTGCAGAAAAATATGTTCAGTTATATGAAAATCTTTTTGGTTTAAAAAGCTGTATATTACGTTTTTCAAATGTGTATGGTCCTATGCAAGCAGGTGGAGTAATTACAAGCCTTCTTAATCGTCTATTAAATGGGGAAGATCCAGTTATTTTTGATGGTAATCAAACGAGAGATTTTATATATGTGAAAGATGTAGCAAAAGCTTGCTTACAATCATTAATAGTGGATAAGACAGGTATCTTTAATATTAGTTCTTCAACGGAAATATCCATACAACAATTATATGAGGAATTATCGAGGCTTACGGGAGTTGAGTCTAACCCTATTTACGAATCGATACGAGATGGAGAGATTGAAAGAAGTGTTCTTTCTAATGAAAAAGCTATAGCGTCCCTGAATTGGAGCCCAACATATAGTTTTGTTGATGGATTGGAAGAAACAATTACGCACTATGCCAATTTAAAACTTTCTTAG